The Chlorocebus sabaeus isolate Y175 chromosome 18, mChlSab1.0.hap1, whole genome shotgun sequence sequence GGTGGCAGCCATCTCCTCCTCGGCATCATGGCCGCCCTCAGACCCCTTGTGAAGCCCAAGATCGTCAAAAAAAGAACCAAGAAGTTCATCCGGCACCAGTCAGACCGATATGTCAAAATTAAGCGTAACTGGCGGAAACCCAGAGGCATTGACAACAGGGTTCGTAGAAGATTCAAGGGCCAGATCTTGATGCCCAACATTGGTTATGGgagcaacaaaaaaacaaagcacatgCTGCCCAGTGGCTTCCGGAAGTTCCTGGTCCACAACGTCAAGGAGTTGGAAGTGCTGCTGATGTGCAACAAATCTTACTGTGCCGAGATTGCTCACAATGTTTCTTCCAAGAACCGCAAAGCCATCGTGGAAAGAGCTGCCCAGCTGGCCATCAGAGTCACCAACCCCAATGCCAGGCTGCGCAGTGAAGAAAATGAGTAGACAGCTCATGTGCACgttttctgtttaaataaatgtaaaaactgcCATCTGGCAtcttccttcaaaaaaaaaaaaaaaagaaataaattactaatatgtctgttgatttttgtttcactcttgttaGTGATGAAACGTTGAGCATAAAGCCCTGAAACACGAGTGTAAAATTAGTATTTTGACCACTTTTCTCTCTACTCTTGATTCCTTAAGGTAAAATTTATGAATATCATAAATAGAAATCTAGATAAAATAGTCATATCTAAAAATGAATCGACTCCAAATATGCAAAAAAcctttcacaaaataaaa is a genomic window containing:
- the LOC103222559 gene encoding large ribosomal subunit protein eL32, producing the protein MAALRPLVKPKIVKKRTKKFIRHQSDRYVKIKRNWRKPRGIDNRVRRRFKGQILMPNIGYGSNKKTKHMLPSGFRKFLVHNVKELEVLLMCNKSYCAEIAHNVSSKNRKAIVERAAQLAIRVTNPNARLRSEENE